The following proteins are co-located in the Triticum aestivum cultivar Chinese Spring chromosome 1A, IWGSC CS RefSeq v2.1, whole genome shotgun sequence genome:
- the LOC123181331 gene encoding uncharacterized protein, with protein sequence MGKRKDHYEILGVPKAATAGDINEAYHKRSALKWKEAERGFQRLTTAHKVLSDPLRRPLYDKHLRAEEKLMGKAPPPAASTGVALERVVRTGRKGAALGREVAVAGTGGRQNADRTGGGAKRAGLRSSTGKASGNGKRSRCLTDGATDATGAHASTTSFSTGRSTFEMSVKYTNEYYNEENCSSFDGEPFCPTDHSTFKAAVKTMNEYYDEDENLGLCVYEEEGVQDDYGNHAGVGNDDTRVCDDLINGDDVEGGMPYAKYDDCGGGDHNYGDHGGAGNNDDTGVCDDYYDNAAGGFDNGYYDGDAGNGADDWW encoded by the exons ATGGGGAAGAGGAAGGATCACTACGAGATCCTGGGCGTGCCCAAGGCGGCCACCGCCGGCGACATCAACGAGGCGTACCACAAGCGGAGCGCGCTCAAGTGGAAGGAGGCGGAGCGGGGGTTCCAGCGCCTCACCACAGCCCACAAG GTTCTCAGTGACCCGCTGAGGCGCCCGCTCTACGACAAGCACCTGCGCGCCGAGGAGAAGCTCATGGGGaaggcgccgccgccggccgcatCCACGGGTGTGGCACTGGAAAGGGTGGTACGTACAGGCCGGAAGGGCGCAGCTTTGGGCAGGGAGGTTGCGGTTGCGGGCACCGGCGGCAGGCAAAATGCAGACCGGACGGGCGGAGGCGCCAAGCGTGCGGGCCTTCGAAGCTCAACGGGGAAGGCCAGCGGGAACGGCAAGCGCTCGCGATGCCTAACGGACGGCGCGACAGATGCGACGGGAGCACACGCGTCGACTACGTCCTTTTCCACCGGCCGTAGCACCTTTGAGATG TCTGTGAAGTACACGAATGAGTACTACAATGAGGAGAATTGTTCATCCTTCGACGGCGAGCCATTCTGCCCCACCGACCATAGCACCTTCAAGGCG GCCGTGAAGACCATGAATGAGTACTACGATGAGGATGAGAACCTTGGGTTGTGCGTGTACGAGGAAGAAGGCGTGCAGGATGACTATGGCAACCATGCCGGGGTTGGCAATGATGATACCAGGGTTTGTGATGACCTCATCAACGGTGATGACGTGGAAGGGGGCATGCCGTATGCAAAATACGATGATTGCGGGGGTGGTGATCACAACTATGGCGACCATGGCGGGGCTGGCAATAatgatgataccggggtttgtGATGACTACTACGACAATGCTGCGGGGGGCTTTGACAATGGCTACTACGACGGTGATGCTGGGAATGGAGCTGATGACTGGTGGTAG